The following proteins come from a genomic window of Mariniflexile sp. TRM1-10:
- a CDS encoding FAD:protein FMN transferase, producing MKIIYSLLLFVFVFSCKQEAVNTKLSGPVFGTSYSIIYDSEINYQSQIDSLFYVINKSMSTYQTNSDISKLNRNEDSLVDAHFIKVFEASKVIHKQTNGVFDPTIGAVVNAWDFGPEGKIVNLDSLKIDSLMVSVGLDKVKRYGNKIIKPVGTFIDFNAIAKGYGVDVIGEFLENKNIKNYLVEIGGEIRAKGENTEKQAPWKIGIEMPHFDGEQSILKAIGVHNEAMATSGTYRKFKVDVEGNRYAHIIDAKTGYPSKTNLLSISVIANDCMTADAYATAFKAMGIEKVKAFLKSHPELKVFFIFENDEKALETLSFNGFPEK from the coding sequence ATGAAGATAATATACAGTTTACTCTTATTTGTTTTTGTGTTTTCTTGTAAACAAGAGGCTGTAAATACAAAACTTTCAGGCCCCGTTTTTGGCACTAGTTATTCTATAATTTATGATTCTGAAATTAATTACCAATCGCAGATAGATAGTTTGTTCTATGTGATAAATAAATCGATGTCTACCTATCAAACAAATTCTGATATTTCTAAACTAAATAGAAACGAAGATAGTCTTGTAGATGCTCATTTTATTAAGGTTTTTGAAGCTTCAAAAGTCATCCATAAACAAACAAATGGTGTTTTTGACCCTACTATTGGTGCGGTTGTAAACGCATGGGATTTTGGTCCAGAAGGTAAAATTGTCAATTTGGATAGTTTAAAAATTGATAGCTTAATGGTGTCGGTTGGTTTGGATAAAGTAAAGCGATATGGTAATAAAATTATAAAACCAGTAGGAACTTTTATAGACTTTAATGCCATTGCAAAAGGTTATGGTGTTGATGTTATTGGCGAGTTTTTAGAAAACAAGAACATAAAAAACTATCTGGTTGAGATAGGTGGTGAAATACGAGCCAAAGGAGAAAACACAGAAAAACAAGCACCTTGGAAAATTGGGATTGAAATGCCTCACTTTGATGGTGAACAATCCATTCTAAAAGCTATTGGGGTGCATAATGAAGCTATGGCAACTTCCGGAACGTACAGGAAGTTTAAAGTAGACGTCGAAGGTAACCGTTACGCACATATTATAGATGCCAAAACGGGCTACCCAAGTAAAACCAATTTGTTAAGTATTTCTGTTATAGCAAACGATTGTATGACTGCCGATGCCTATGCGACAGCATTTAAAGCCATGGGTATTGAAAAAGTAAAAGCCTTTTTAAAATCGCATCCCGAACTGAAAGTATTTTTTATTTTTGAAAATGATGAAAAGGCGTTGGAAACTTTAAGTTTTAACGGTTTCCCTGAAAAATGA
- a CDS encoding Na(+)-translocating NADH-quinone reductase subunit F, whose protein sequence is MSKALTEQELHNLAMNHVGKDLEQRGFEFIAINSKLKKHPQFVCIDKNKQYYFVIVRAVILPDNPNNYDVVWMEAFKKHAREKDAKVLYAGVGIGNVAGEKEPIYLNQEYLLEYNGIQVLETNLN, encoded by the coding sequence ATGAGTAAAGCACTTACAGAGCAAGAATTACACAACTTAGCTATGAACCATGTTGGTAAAGATTTGGAGCAACGTGGTTTTGAGTTTATAGCTATAAACAGTAAACTAAAAAAGCATCCGCAATTTGTTTGTATAGATAAGAATAAACAATATTATTTTGTCATTGTTAGAGCTGTGATTTTACCTGATAATCCTAATAATTATGACGTTGTTTGGATGGAAGCTTTTAAAAAACATGCCAGGGAAAAAGACGCCAAAGTGCTTTATGCCGGTGTTGGTATTGGGAATGTAGCTGGCGAAAAGGAACCTATTTATCTAAATCAGGAATATTTGCTTGAATATAATGGCATACAAGTTTTGGAAACTAATCTGAACTAG